Proteins found in one Magnolia sinica isolate HGM2019 chromosome 5, MsV1, whole genome shotgun sequence genomic segment:
- the LOC131247093 gene encoding ubiquitin-like-specific protease ESD4 — protein sequence MDEAPVSPPAYIMKPSYYMVSPFLSLFSIDTTPNVVRRPEEAVTFPTSPMPFHLQLDPFRMLSTDELKRLENYYEANKETAAASWFKSLWAIDKYVGFLVERQPDYAIAYPQDCKFCPTYFIACLQISMPTLKAYRDLKSPSEHAKLVGKMKNVYVPVNHDNSHWFMMVLYPRQWEIIIIDTLVLHALLKYKQKIKLMTEALSILFHATRDVTALEGKTWTAKEEKFVPEQSNGFDCGIFVMKFIDILCNGRTLEGTNL from the exons ATGGATGAAGCACCCGTTTCTCCTCCTGCTTATATAATGAAGCCATCCTATTATATGGTTTCTCCATTCTTGTCCTTATTTTCGATCGATACAACCCCGAACGTTGTGAGGCGACCCGAGGAAGCTGTAACCTTTCCTACATCTCCGATGCCATTTCATCTACAGTTGGATCCATTCAGGATGCTATCGACGGATGAACTCAAAAGGCTAGAAAACTACTATGAAGCAAATAAGGAGACGGCGGCGGCTTCATGGTTCAAGTCCTTATGG GCTATCGACAAATATGTTGGCTTCCTAGTGGAAAGGCAGCCTGATTATGCAATTGCATATCCCCaagattgcaagttctgtcctaCCTATTTTATA GCATGCCTTCAAATTAGTATGCCGACTCTAAAGGCATATCGGGACTTGAAGTCTCCTTCGGAACATGCAAAGTTGGTAGGCAAGATGAAAAAT GTTTATGTACCCGTCAACCATGATAACTCTCATTGGTTCATGATGGTCCTATATCCAAGACAATGGGAGATCATTATTATAGATACCTTAGTATTACATGCCCTCCTAAAGTATAAGCAGAAGATCAAATTGATGACAGAGGCACTCTcaattctcttccatgccactagAGACGTCACCGCGCTTGAAGGGAAGACATGGACCGCCAAAGAAGAGAAATTTGTGCCAGAGCAAAGTAATGGTTTTGATTGTGgcatatttgtaatgaaattcatcgataTACTGTGCAATGGTCGCACCTTGGAGGGAACAAACCTGTAA